A single Triticum dicoccoides isolate Atlit2015 ecotype Zavitan chromosome 2A, WEW_v2.0, whole genome shotgun sequence DNA region contains:
- the LOC119352046 gene encoding vascular-related unknown protein 4-like, which translates to MENTTSPQSSCISQPAAAAMSAGESSWAMHFANFVASTDNKQEMGHQGGEASDSDFSSGFSSSFDSLGDGSDTDSFLTSDLMDEDDEDDSLQDTACSSAARPKVTSMHDMLMKSILTMDAKDMNTAQLAKYFLDASSRKQATGAVPEVISGGNSNEKQLHEFNDLRKKGLCLVPLSMLIDYLG; encoded by the exons ATGGAGAACACAACATCGCCACAATCTTCTTGCATCAGCcagccggcggcggcggccatgtcgGCCGGCGAGAGCAGCTGGGCTATGCACTTTGCAAACTTCGTGGCATCAACAGACAACAAACAGGAGATGGGTCACCAAGGAGGAGAGGCCTCTGACAGTGATTTCTCCTCTGGCTTCTCTTCCTCATTTGATTCCTTGGGTGATGGCTCCGACACCGACTCCTTCCTCACGTCGGACCTCATGGATGAAGACGATGAGGATGATTCTCTGCAGGACACTGCCTGTTCTTCCGCCGCTCGCCCTAAG GTAACCAGCATGCATGATATGCTCATGAAGTCAATTCTAACCATGGATGCAAAGGACATGAACACCGCCCAGCTG GCCAAGTATTTCCTCGATGCGAGCTCAAGGAAGCAGGCGACTGGTGCGGTTCCAGAAGTGATCAGCGGTGGAAATAGCAACGAGAAGCAGCTGCATGAGTTCAATGATCTGAGAAAGAAAGGGCTTTGCTTAGTCCCTCTCTCCATGTTGATAGATTACCTAGGTTGA